One Agelaius phoeniceus isolate bAgePho1 chromosome 8, bAgePho1.hap1, whole genome shotgun sequence genomic region harbors:
- the MPL gene encoding thrombopoietin receptor isoform X6: protein MCHFYYWYSRDVPTACVVSTWPRGAGGKRHVCVFPSQDVRLFTQLHLRVLDATTNLTKYWRELSVDAVGLIAPPLDITAHWAGAAGQLCVSWQPPLADFPNFFLYEVQCCPASSPGMPCSTTLNPGGQHPGDLSMQSTVSTHTPRAASLALGQRLVQANTWVVLRDLQPGVRYHIQVRSKPDGTSMDGVWGPWSQALAAETPHSSGEQPSPLQGCWQEQQGSTHAWGCRGWGSCCRRGATPKFWGPRGSSPLPVLAVPCPGDIGLCCSTPDLRHVRCEWSWDPAETHSSHQLFYRPPPSGAGTREHAWQQCEEVSKGAQGTYACTFQPKAGSAISVLVNVTRTHMLPTLSYFKEPFWLHQAVLTDAPQLVQARVSQGRLSLQWLPPLELLAEQLDYQVRYAMENSHDWKVLQVPRAARKEVLDLRPGSRYHAQVRAQPSGPWYQGSWSAWSEPVVVDAVADADAGWLIPSVTVVPLLFSAVLLGLRCTFPSLYSNVKQKLWPPVPDLHRALGSFLQESSKHGQASAFDKQPPEEAVLPCLLEVLPGPRREAGPPPEHAGGRLSSTDIANQSYLLMSGWEPRAAATAPIPP, encoded by the exons ATGTGCCACTTCTACTACTGGTACAGCAG GGATGTGCCCACAGCGTGCGTGGTCTCCACGTGGCCCCGTGGGGCTGGTGGGAAGCGACATGTCTGCGTCTTCCCCAGCCAGGACGTGCGGCTCTTCACCCAGCTCCACCTCCGCGTCCTGGATGCCACCACAAACCTCACAAAGTACTGGCGGGAGCTCAGCGTGGATGCAGTGG GTCTCATTGCTCCCCCACTGGACATCACTGCccactgggctggggctgcagggcagctctgcgTGTCGTGGCAGCCACCACTCGCTGACTTCCCGAACTTCTTCCTCTACGAGGtgcagtgctgccctgccagctccccagggatgccctgcagcaccacatTGAACCCCGGTGGGCAGCACCCTGGGGACCTCTCCATGCAGTCAACTGTCAGCACCCACACGCCCAGGGCAgcctccctggcactggggcag AGGCTTGTCCAGGCCAACACTTGGGTGGTGCTCCGGGACCTGCAGCCAGGGGTGAGGTACCACATCCAGGTGCGCAGCAAACCCGACGGTACCTCCATGGACGGCGTCTGGGGGCCCTGGTCGCAGGCTCTGGCTGCTGAGACACCCCACTCCTCTGGTGAGCAGCCATCCCCTCTGCAGGGGTGCTggcaggaacagcagggaaGCACCCAcgcctggggctgcagggggtgGGGGTCCTGTTGTAGGCGAGGTGCGACTCCCAAGTTTTGGGGGCCAAGGGGAAGCAGCCCcctccctgtcctggctgtcccctgcccaggAGACATCGGGCTGTGCTGCAGTACCCCCGACCTGCGGCACGTGCGCTGCGAgtggagctgggaccctgcagagacccacagctcccaccagcTCTTCTACCGCCCACCTCCAAGTGGGGCTGGTACAAG AGAACATGCATGGCAACAGTGTGAGGAGGTGAGCAAGGGGGCACAGGGCACCTATGCCTGCACCTTCCAGCCcaaggctggcagtgccatctCCGTCCTGGTGAATGTCACCAGGACCCACATGCTGCCCACACTGAGCTACTTCAAGGAGCCCTTTTGGCTGCACCAGGCTG TGCTCACAGATGCCCCACAGCTTGTGCAGGCAAGAGTGTCGCAGGGCCGGCTGAGCCTGCAGTGGCTGCcgcccctggagctgctggcagagcagctggacTACCAGGTCCGCTATGCCATGGAGAACAGCCATGACTGGAAG GTCCTGCAGGTTCCACGAGCCGCTAGGAAAGAGGTCCTGGACCTGCGGCCAGGGTCCCGCTACCACGCGCAGGTGCGGGCCCAGCCCAGCGGGCCGTGGTACCAGGGCAGCTGGAGCGCCTGGTCCGAACCCGTTGTGGTTGATGCCGTGGCTGATGCGG ATGCAGGCTGGCTCATCCCCAGTGTTACGGTGGTGCCGCTGCTCTTCTCAGCAGTGCTCCTGGGGCTGCGCTGCACCTTCCCCTCCCTCTACAG CAACGTGAAGCAGAAACTCTGGCCGCCCGTTCCTGACCTGCACCGTGCTCTGGGCAGCTTCctccaggaaagcagcaagcacggccag GCCAGCGCCTTCGACAAGCAGCCGCCGGAGGAGGCCGTCCTGCCCTGCCTACTGGAGGtgctgcccggcccgcggcgcGAGGCGGGCCCGCCGCCGGAGCACGCTGGGGGCCGCCTGTCCAGCACCGACATCGCCAACCAGTCCTACCTGCTCATGAGCGGCTGGGAGCCGCGGGCAGCCGCGACCGCCCCCATCCCGCCATAA